GTTTTCCCGTCCATTTATCCCTCCTGCTTTTCACGATTTTTTTGTCGATAATACTGTTCTAGATAGACTAACAAAACCGATATATCTGCTGGTGACACCCCTGATATACGTGAGGCTTGCCCAACTGATCTTGGTTGAACCTGTTTTAGTTTTTGCACAGCTTCAATGCGCAGACTTTTAATGGTTGAATAGTCAATTGCTTCTGGAATCAGCTTTTTCTCCAATTTATCAAACTGCTGTACTTGCTTCTTTTGACGGTTAATATAACCTTCATACTTGATTTGGATTTCAACTTGTTCTATTACATCATAGGATAAATTCGGTCGATTCGAATCAATGGATTCGATACTTTGATAAGTCATTTCCGGCCGCTTAAGTAGCTCTTTTAATGATATCCCCGAACGTAAAGGCGTAGAATTATGCGCATCCAGTAAGGCTTGAACGTCTTGGGAGGTACCAACCATGGTTTTAGCTAAACGATTGATTTCATTTTTGATAGCTTCGCGTTTTCTTGTAAAACTTTCATAGCGTGCTTCATCAATAAGACCAACATTATATCCTGTCTCAGTTAATCGAAGATCTGCATTGTCTTGTCTTAACAACAATCGATATTCTGCCCTTGATGTCATCATACGGTAAGGCTCATTGGTTCCTTTGGTAACAAGGTCGTCAATAAGTACTCCTATATATGCTTCCGATCGATCAATAACAATTGGTTCTTTTCCTTGAATACGTAAAACAGCATTGATTCCGGCAACCAGTCCCTGGGCTGCAGCTTCTTCATAGCCTGAACTTCCATTAAACTGTCCTGCACTAAACAAGCCTTCAATCATCTTAAATTCAAGGGTGGATTTTAATTGCAAAGGATTAATACAATCATATTCAATCGCATATCCTGTACGCATGATTTCAACACTCTCAAGCCCTGGTAGCGTACGCAGCATATCCTTTTGTACATCCTCAGGCAAAGAACTTGACATCCCCTGTACATACATCTCATTCGTATCTTCCGCTTCTGGTTCTAAAAACACTTGATGACGCTCTTTATCACTAAATCGCACCACTTTGTCTTCTATTGACGGACAATATCTTGGACCTGTTCCGCTGATTTCACCCCCATACAATGGAGAACGGCTTAAATTATCCCGTATAATATCATGGGTTTGGTGATTTGTATACGTTAACCAGCACGATATTTGATCGCGATAGATATCTTCCGGTGTGTTTGTAAAAGAAAATGGCACTACCTTTTCATCACCTTTTTGTTCTTCCATCTTCGTGAAATCCACTGTTTTTTTATCGACTCTCGCTGGCGTTCCTGTTTTAAAACGATAGATTTCGATGCCAAGATTTTTTAACGACGCTGTCAAATGAT
This sequence is a window from Vallitaleaceae bacterium 9-2. Protein-coding genes within it:
- the mnmG gene encoding tRNA uridine-5-carboxymethylaminomethyl(34) synthesis enzyme MnmG; the encoded protein is MNYIENSVDVIVIGGGHAGCEAALASARLGMKTVVFAINIDSIAMMPCNPNIGGTSKGHLVREIDALGGEMGKNIDKTYIQSRMLNTAKGPAVHSLRAQADKHRYAQTMKRTLEKQENLLIRQNEVTEILVENQKVVGVKIVSGLIYKAKAVIIATGTYLKARCIYGDVSIYSGPNGLQAANHLTASLKNLGIEIYRFKTGTPARVDKKTVDFTKMEEQKGDEKVVPFSFTNTPEDIYRDQISCWLTYTNHQTHDIIRDNLSRSPLYGGEISGTGPRYCPSIEDKVVRFSDKERHQVFLEPEAEDTNEMYVQGMSSSLPEDVQKDMLRTLPGLESVEIMRTGYAIEYDCINPLQLKSTLEFKMIEGLFSAGQFNGSSGYEEAAAQGLVAGINAVLRIQGKEPIVIDRSEAYIGVLIDDLVTKGTNEPYRMMTSRAEYRLLLRQDNADLRLTETGYNVGLIDEARYESFTRKREAIKNEINRLAKTMVGTSQDVQALLDAHNSTPLRSGISLKELLKRPEMTYQSIESIDSNRPNLSYDVIEQVEIQIKYEGYINRQKKQVQQFDKLEKKLIPEAIDYSTIKSLRIEAVQKLKQVQPRSVGQASRISGVSPADISVLLVYLEQYYRQKNREKQEG